The genomic interval CCtcgtcatttttctttttttgtcatttttcttaatAGTTGATTCTTCCCATTGCCCTCACTACTTAAAGGCTAACTTATTGGCCACAGATTTAGCGCTATTCATAGTAGGGGGATCCCGATTTCTCTGAAAGAGttctaatagaaaataatattctattcCAAACTGAAGCACTTTCTCTGGACATCTGTCTGGCCTCTGAAACAACGTCAGTACAGATATCTTCCTTGACTAAACACTTGCATAATTTCCTTATATGCTTAGAAAAGACAAGTTAATTTGAGATTGCTACTTTTACTGTGCACTCATTTCCATTCAGAGCAAATCAAGCTCCTCTGCAGAGCTTCTCCTACCAAAGCTTTCTTTATCTTTATTATGCTTTTAGTTGTATTACTGTTATTCATACACTATAGATAGAATCTGAGGAAGCTACTGCTGTGAGGAACTAtagacattatattaaaaacCCTTGCATTTCACCTGGAAACTCAAGGAATAAAGATACTTACTTGTATGTCTTACAATATTTCAGCACTTTTTTTCTGAGATGCAGAGATTCAAGTTTATTTAAACAGTTtctttgagatgtaattcacaagCCATAAATTTCAGGGATTTAAATGTACAATTATATTTAATTAGATGTACATTTATAATTGATACAAATTTATGCACATAAAAGTACAGTGATTTCATATAGGGAAGGTGGTTTAGTGAATCTTCCCAGAAAAGGTGTGTgatgtaaattttgaaaaatttgtacaTATTATCTATGGTAGAATGTTATCTGAAGAGCCAGAAGCAGGAAAAACAGCATACAGAAAATATGAAGGGGACCAAGGTTTTGTATTTGTAAAACTGCACATTTTTCTGACTAGTGGAACCTTCATGGATGGTGGAAGCAACACTagcagaggaggctggagagTTAGTGAGGTAGGCAGGATTTTGGAAACTTGTAGGCAGTTGAACACAACCAGGTAATGTTATTGAGAATAGTTCTTTTCTCAGAATATATCAACGGGGAGTTCAGGTTTGACCAGCATGACATGTCTGCCACTCTGTGTCTCCAGATCTTGGGGATGATAAAGGACGAGCTAGGGGAATGCTGCAAGAAGACAGATGAGCTCCTTTGTGACGCAGCCAAGATCTTAGCAGGTACACGGGAGGGCTCTGCTCACCGTGGGTGGGGAGGTTCCTGCCGTGCCCTCTGAGAACTCTGACAGGATGAACTTCTGGAACTTCTGTGAACATGCTCTGCTTCATCTGAAAATAAGGTGGCTTGTGGTTTTAGGTCCAGCCAACCAGTCATTCCCAAATCTGCACATTCCTAAACTTGCCCTTGATATGTAGTCACAGGTGAATATAGCCATGGCCATCTCCTTTTTTCACAATAGTTTGGTCAATGGAAAGTGAAGGTTTAGTGGGTAGAGGAGGTTGTACCTCTCAGGGCTgactgttgttttctttcctctctaaAATCTTCTTGGATGAGCAGAATGCCCTGAGGGAGAGCCATCTGAGAGGGAAAAGGAGCTTCTTGAGCAAAAGTATAAGGAGATACATCAAAAGGTGGAGGACcaaaaaaaagactttgaagaATTTGGAGGCAAAATGatagaggaaataggaaaaagacaaaagatttcAGCAGGTACACGAATGGGCTCAGCACACAATGGGGTGGGGAGGTTCCTGCAGTGCCCTTTAGGAGTCTGGTGGGAGGGACTTCCAGAAGCAGGGAGCTTCCTGCCCTGTGTGAACATACTCTGTTATATCAGAAAATAACAATGCTGGTTGTGGCTGTAGGTCCAGCCTGACAGTCAGGGATTTTCCTAGGAGATTCCCCACCCTGCCCTTGGTGTGTGAACACTAGTGAATCCAGACATTTCTATCTGCTTTTTCACGACAGTTTGATCACTGAGAAATTGGACagttgtggggggaggggtgtggtgTGTGAAGGGTGACAACTCTCAgatctaactgttgtttcctccTCTCTCTAACATCTTCCTGGAACAGAAGAGCGTGCCAAAAGAGAGGCAGCTGAGAGGGAAAAGGAGCTTCTTGAGCAAAAGGTTAAAGAGCTGCAGGAACAGCTGGAGGACCAAGAAAGGGTCTCTGAGGAATTTAGAGTCAAAAAGACAGAGAAgcgaagagaaagaaaaaagacatcaGCAGGTATAGGGTGGACTCAGCTCATGGTAGGGTGGAGGTTCCTGCAGTGCCCTCTATGACTCTGACAGGAGGAACTTCCAGAAATAGGAGCTTCCTCTCCTTCTGTGAACACACTTTGCTACATCTGAAAATAACAAGGCGAGCTGTGGttagagatccaaccagtcatcccCTTTCCTAGCTCATTCTCGCACCTGCCCCCATGTGTGGTCACAGATGAATTTAGACATGTCCATCTGCTTTGCCCAGACAGGTTGATTGCTCAGAAAGCAAGGGTTGTTGGTTGTGGGCTTATAGCTCTCAGTGCtgactgttgttttcttctctctctaaaATCTTCTGGGAGCAGAAATGCTGGTCCAATGGAAGATTGCTATGTGGCAAAAGAAGCTTCTTGAGCAAAAGGTTAAAGAATTGCAGCAAAAGTTGGAGGACCAAGAAAGAACCTTCAAGAGATTTAGAGTCATACTCacaaaggagatgagagaaaaAGACGGCCTTCTGAGAAAGATGAATGAGAGGATTCAGATGCTGGAAGTATGTCTGGTCTCGGTCTGGGCAGTGACTTTGGAACAAAGCCTGAACCCTCAGGAAGGGAtgggtgaaaaataaaacaaagtcatAGAGAGAAGCACTATTGTTCTTCACTGCTTCTAATTCATTGGAAGCCCTGAGTTTTAAACAAGATTCTTTAACAATTTAAGTTAAACTTCAAGTTTCAAGTTCTTACacagttttattgagttataattcacAAACCATAAATTTCAAATATTGAAAATGTATAATATCATTGATACAAATTTACCAAAGTATGTACAGTGATTTCACTTGGGGAATGTGCTTTATGGAATGTTCCTGGAAGAAGAGTGTGgtgtaaaatttgaaaatttgtaCATATTATCTGAGGTCGGATGTTACCAGAAGGGTTGCAAGCAGTAAAATACAGcctatgaaaaatgtgaagcaaCATAGGAATGTTACTCAGAGGAGTTGATTTCTCAGAATATTTCAGTGGAAGTTCAGCACAGGTTAGACTTGCCTGACATGTTTTTGCCTCTTTCTGATCTCCAGCGCTTACTGAGGTTACCAGAAAAACTAGAGGAACAGGACATGAAGAAAGGTGAGCTCCTTTGTGATGCAGGAAAGAAACCTAGCAGGTAGAGAGGAGAGCTTAGCTCACAGTGGGGTGGGAAGGTTTCTGCAGTGCCCTCTCACACTCTGACAGGAGGAAATTCCAGAAGCTGGGAGCTCTCCTTCTGGGAATACACTCTGCTTCATCTGAAAAAACAAGGCTAATTGTGGTTGTTGGTCCAATCACTCAGTCAGGGCATTTCCTAGAAGATTCCCATCCCTGCCCTTGTGTGTGGTCACAGGTGTATTTAGACATGTCCATCTCCTTTTACATGACAGTTTGGTCACTGACAGAGTGGAGGGCTGTACCTCTCAGGGTTGACTGTTGTTCTCTTCCCTTTCTaaaatcttcctggagcagaagaGCAGGCCAAAAGAGAGGCAACTGAAAGGGGAAATGAGCCTCTTGCACAAAAGGTTGAAGAATTGCAGCAAAAAATGGAGAACCAAGAAAGAGTCTTCGAAGTATTAAGAGTCAAAATGACAGAGGAGTTGAATGAAAGAACGAAAGCCTCAGCAGGTACAGGGGAGGGCTCATTTCACAGCGGGGTGGGGATGTTCCTGCAGTGCCCCCTGAGACTCAGACAGGAGGAACTTCTTGAAACAGGGAGCTTCCCCACTTCCTGTGAACACATACTGCTTCATCTTAAAATAACAGAGTTGTGGTTGTAGGTCCAGCCTGCCAGTCAGGGCCTTTCTTAGCATGATCCTAGGTGTATGtggtgtggaggaggaaatggcaaccccacttcagtattcttgcctagagaatcctgtgggcagaggagcctggtgggctgctgtccaaaggatcgcacagagtcggacatgactgcagcaacttagcgtgcatgcatgcttgctttggagaaggcaatggcagcccactccagtgttcttgcccggagaatcccagggacagaggagcctggtgggctgccgtctgtgggtcgcacagagttggacatgaatgaagcgacttagcagcagcagcagcaacaggtgTATGTGGACATGTCTACCTACTTCTTTGGGACAGTTTGGTCCCTGAGGATATGGAGGGTTGGAATTTGGGGGGGTTGTAGCTGTCAGGTCTGACTgttgtttccttccttctctaaACTCTTCCTGGAGCAGACGAGCAGAACAAAAGAGAGGCCACTGAGAGGGAAAAGGAGTCTCTTGAAAAACAGGTTGAAGAATTGCAGCAAAATTTGGAGGACCAGGAAAGAGTCTTCCAGAGATTAAGAACTGAAATGACAGAGGAGATGAGAGAAAGTGAAAAGGCCTCAGCAGGTACAGGGGAGAGCTCATTTCATAGTGGGGTGGGGAGATTCCTGCAGTGTCCTCTGAGACTCTGACAGAAAGAACTTACTGAAATGAGGagtctcttttccttctgtgaaCACTCtgcttcatttgaaaataccaAGGAGAGTTGTGGGTGTAGGTGCATCCAGCCAGTTAGGGCCTTCCCTAGCATGTTCCCAAATCTGCCCTTGATGTGTGGTCACAGGCACAGGTGGAAATGCCTATCTGCTTCTTCAGGACAGTTTGGTCCCTGAGGATATGgagggttgggggttgggggttgTAGCTGTCAGGTCTGACTgttgtttccttccttctctaaACTCCTCCTGAAGCAGAAGAGCAGATCAAAAGAGAGGCCACTGAGAGGGAAAACGAGTCTCTTGAAAAACAGGTTGAAGAGTT from Dama dama isolate Ldn47 chromosome 20, ASM3311817v1, whole genome shotgun sequence carries:
- the LOC133041074 gene encoding trichohyalin-like isoform X1; this encodes MNKDGILHDTEKTSAAEQYKREAAKREKDALEQKVEELLQMLESQGRAFKIFRVKITGEMRERDNLLRRMNRRIEMLEILRKIKKEQEECYMKKEEQIKREASEREKDPSELKVQELQRKLENQKRVLERLRARMRKEIREREKTSAAEEWARGEATEREKEPLEQKVKASQSKMEGDQSVFLKGVRLQTTKKMRERENLLRRIKERCEMLEILGMIKDELGECCKKTDELLCDAAKILAECPEGEPSEREKELLEQKYKEIHQKVEDQKKDFEEFGGKMIEEIGKRQKISAEERAKREAAEREKELLEQKVKELQEQLEDQERVSEEFRVKKTEKRRERKKTSAEMLVQWKIAMWQKKLLEQKVKELQQKLEDQERTFKRFRVILTKEMREKDGLLRKMNERIQMLERLLRLPEKLEEQDMKKEEQAKREATERGNEPLAQKVEELQQKMENQERVFEVLRVKMTEELNERTKASADEQNKREATEREKESLEKQVEELQQNLEDQERVFQRLRTEMTEEMRESEKASAAEEQIKREATERENESLEKQVEELQQNLEDQERVLTEMTEEMRESEKTLAGKQAKRKAAEREKKLLEQKLKELQQKIEYQERAFKAFRVQITEEVREGDNFLRKMNERIEMLAAAVNNDNDKDNEENTGKD
- the LOC133041074 gene encoding golgin subfamily A member 6-like protein 22 isoform X10, yielding MLHEERGADQKREEWARGEATEREKEPLEQKVKASQSKMEGDQSVFLKGVRLQTTKKMRERENLLRRIKERCEMLEILGMIKDELGECCKKTDELLCDAAKILAECPEGEPSEREKELLEQKYKEIHQKVEDQKKDFEEFGGKMIEEIGKRQKISAEERAKREAAEREKELLEQKVKELQEQLEDQERVSEEFRVKKTEKRRERKKTSAEMLVQWKIAMWQKKLLEQKVKELQQKLEDQERTFKRFRVILTKEMREKDGLLRKMNERIQMLERLLRLPEKLEEQDMKKEEQAKREATERGNEPLAQKVEELQQKMENQERVFEVLRVKMTEELNERTKASADEQNKREATEREKESLEKQVEELQQNLEDQERVFQRLRTEMTEEMRESEKASAAEEQIKREATERENESLEKQVEELQQNLEDQERVLTEMTEEMRESEKTLAGKQAKRKAAEREKKLLEQKLKELQQKIEYQERAFKAFRVQITEEVREGDNFLRKMNERIEMLAAAVNNDNDKDNEENTGKD
- the LOC133041074 gene encoding trichohyalin-like isoform X2, with the translated sequence MNKDGILHDTEKTSAAEQYKREAAKREKDALEQKVEELLQMLESQGRAFKIFRVKITGEMRERDNLLRRMNRRIEMLEILRKIKKEQEECYMKKEEQIKREASEREKDPSELKVQELQRKLENQKRVLERLRARMRKEIREREKTSAAEEWARGEATEREKEPLEQKVKASQSKMEGDQSVFLKGVRLQTTKKMRERENLLRRIKERCEMLEILGMIKDELGECCKKTDELLCDAAKILAECPEGEPSEREKELLEQKYKEIHQKVEDQKKDFEEFGGKMIEEIGKRQKISAEERAKREAAEREKELLEQKVKELQEQLEDQERVSEEFRVKKTEKRRERKKTSAEMLVQWKIAMWQKKLLEQKVKELQQKLEDQERTFKRFRVILTKEMREKDGLLRKMNERIQMLERLLRLPEKLEEQDMKKEEQAKREATERGNEPLAQKVEELQQKMENQERVFEVLRVKMTEELNERTKASADEQNKREATEREKESLEKQVEELQQNLEDQERVFQRLRTEMTEEMRESEKASAEEQIKREATERENESLEKQVEELQQNLEDQERVLTEMTEEMRESEKTLAGKQAKRKAAEREKKLLEQKLKELQQKIEYQERAFKAFRVQITEEVREGDNFLRKMNERIEMLAAAVNNDNDKDNEENTGKD
- the LOC133041074 gene encoding golgin subfamily A member 6-like protein 22 isoform X9, which codes for MRKEIREREKTSAAEEWARGEATEREKEPLEQKVKASQSKMEGDQSVFLKGVRLQTTKKMRERENLLRRIKERCEMLEILGMIKDELGECCKKTDELLCDAAKILAECPEGEPSEREKELLEQKYKEIHQKVEDQKKDFEEFGGKMIEEIGKRQKISAEERAKREAAEREKELLEQKVKELQEQLEDQERVSEEFRVKKTEKRRERKKTSAEMLVQWKIAMWQKKLLEQKVKELQQKLEDQERTFKRFRVILTKEMREKDGLLRKMNERIQMLERLLRLPEKLEEQDMKKEEQAKREATERGNEPLAQKVEELQQKMENQERVFEVLRVKMTEELNERTKASADEQNKREATEREKESLEKQVEELQQNLEDQERVFQRLRTEMTEEMRESEKASAAEEQIKREATERENESLEKQVEELQQNLEDQERVLTEMTEEMRESEKTLAGKQAKRKAAEREKKLLEQKLKELQQKIEYQERAFKAFRVQITEEVREGDNFLRKMNERIEMLAAAVNNDNDKDNEENTGKD
- the LOC133041074 gene encoding golgin subfamily A member 6-like protein 22 isoform X8, with the protein product MNKDGILHDTEKTSADLKKDKERTRGMLHEERGADQKREEWARGEATEREKEPLEQKVKASQSKMEGDQSVFLKGVRLQTTKKMRERENLLRRIKERCEMLEILGMIKDELGECCKKTDELLCDAAKILAECPEGEPSEREKELLEQKYKEIHQKVEDQKKDFEEFGGKMIEEIGKRQKISAEERAKREAAEREKELLEQKVKELQEQLEDQERVSEEFRVKKTEKRRERKKTSAEMLVQWKIAMWQKKLLEQKVKELQQKLEDQERTFKRFRVILTKEMREKDGLLRKMNERIQMLERLLRLPEKLEEQDMKKEEQAKREATERGNEPLAQKVEELQQKMENQERVFEVLRVKMTEELNERTKASADEQNKREATEREKESLEKQVEELQQNLEDQERVFQRLRTEMTEEMRESEKASAAEEQIKREATERENESLEKQVEELQQNLEDQERVLTEMTEEMRESEKTLAGKQAKRKAAEREKKLLEQKLKELQQKIEYQERAFKAFRVQITEEVREGDNFLRKMNERIEMLAAAVNNDNDKDNEENTGKD
- the LOC133041074 gene encoding trichohyalin-like isoform X6, with product MGSFMIQKRPQQILRKIKKEQEECYMKKEEQIKREASEREKDPSELKVQELQRKLENQKRVLERLRARMRKEIREREKTSAAEEWARGEATEREKEPLEQKVKASQSKMEGDQSVFLKGVRLQTTKKMRERENLLRRIKERCEMLEILGMIKDELGECCKKTDELLCDAAKILAECPEGEPSEREKELLEQKYKEIHQKVEDQKKDFEEFGGKMIEEIGKRQKISAEERAKREAAEREKELLEQKVKELQEQLEDQERVSEEFRVKKTEKRRERKKTSAEMLVQWKIAMWQKKLLEQKVKELQQKLEDQERTFKRFRVILTKEMREKDGLLRKMNERIQMLERLLRLPEKLEEQDMKKEEQAKREATERGNEPLAQKVEELQQKMENQERVFEVLRVKMTEELNERTKASADEQNKREATEREKESLEKQVEELQQNLEDQERVFQRLRTEMTEEMRESEKASAAEEQIKREATERENESLEKQVEELQQNLEDQERVLTEMTEEMRESEKTLAGKQAKRKAAEREKKLLEQKLKELQQKIEYQERAFKAFRVQITEEVREGDNFLRKMNERIEMLAAAVNNDNDKDNEENTGKD
- the LOC133041074 gene encoding trichohyalin-like isoform X3, encoding MNKDGILHDTEKTSAAEQYKREAAKREKDALEQKVEELLQMLESQGRAFKIFRVKITGEMRERDNLLRRMNRRIEMLEILRKIKKEQEECYMKKEEQIKREASEREKDPSELKVQELQRKLENQKRVLERLRARMRKEIREREKTSAEEWARGEATEREKEPLEQKVKASQSKMEGDQSVFLKGVRLQTTKKMRERENLLRRIKERCEMLEILGMIKDELGECCKKTDELLCDAAKILAECPEGEPSEREKELLEQKYKEIHQKVEDQKKDFEEFGGKMIEEIGKRQKISAEERAKREAAEREKELLEQKVKELQEQLEDQERVSEEFRVKKTEKRRERKKTSAEMLVQWKIAMWQKKLLEQKVKELQQKLEDQERTFKRFRVILTKEMREKDGLLRKMNERIQMLERLLRLPEKLEEQDMKKEEQAKREATERGNEPLAQKVEELQQKMENQERVFEVLRVKMTEELNERTKASADEQNKREATEREKESLEKQVEELQQNLEDQERVFQRLRTEMTEEMRESEKASAAEEQIKREATERENESLEKQVEELQQNLEDQERVLTEMTEEMRESEKTLAGKQAKRKAAEREKKLLEQKLKELQQKIEYQERAFKAFRVQITEEVREGDNFLRKMNERIEMLAAAVNNDNDKDNEENTGKD